The following is a genomic window from Miscanthus floridulus cultivar M001 chromosome 14, ASM1932011v1, whole genome shotgun sequence.
TTCCAATACAATGTAAAGTCCCTGAGAGTATTCCTGCGCTTGGATGCCGAAAGTAGCTTCACCTGATTGAACAGGTATTCAACACACTCCCTCGTAGTGGCCTTCCTCCCCTCCTTGTAGTTCCATAGCTCATAGGCAATGGTTCTGTCGCTCAGGCGGTCATATTCTTTCATTTCCACTAGTGCAGTAACGACAGCATTGTGGGCATCCTGTCCCCATACCCTTTTCAGCTCTTGCAGTTTATCATCATCCAAATTCACAATTTCCTGATAATGTAAACAAAACAGTCCATTATCCTTGAGAATGGATCAAAAGGAACATGTGAGATACTAGTAAGCTTTCTAGAATTAACATGCCTGACAATTCCCATCAATTGTGACACTCTTGAAGGGATACCAGCTTAGGTCACCAAGCTGCTGCTGCCATGATGAGTACAACTGATCAAATGCCGCACCAACTTCTTCAGGAGGTACCTTGGCACGACAGGCAGTCTTGAATGCCTTCTCACTCAGCTCCCCCATTTCCTTTATCCCAAGTTTCCGTCTACAATAATCAATTTCAAGGAATCCCTGAAACACCAAATTGCAGATAACATAAGGCTCAAGTACATTTGATAGGAATACATGCTGGAGCTAAGTACATTGAGCAAAAAAATTGAGGGATATGATCGAACCTTGATCAGCTCCTCTATGATTGCCTCTAGGTCATCTTCATCGCACAACTGAACACCTGAGGTTTGCCCAACAGTTGGGTTGTTGGCCACCTCTTGCCTGGGGCCCTCTTTTATTGCCTCAAGATTGTCAGCATCATTACCCAGAGTTCTTTGAGATAGCCTTCTCTTCATCTTAATTGATCTTGTCTGCACCTGCATTCACATTTGTACTTATATAGGCAAGAGAGCTCAGTGGACAAAGAATGAACAGAAATGGAATCTATAGGGATACATTATTATCTTAGAAGTTAGGTGGTCACAGACTGAAATATTAAAGATGGAGAAAAACCAGCATGTGCTCAAGATCCCATACATTAGGATTTCCCAGCGATTCCAAAGGAGACAGCGATCGGTCATCCAATTGGCTTGTAGGTTCATTTGTGCCAGAATCATAGTCCAAAGGTCCTTCAGATGGCCTTTTCCTCTTCTGCATTGACCTTGTTTGCACCTATTTTCACTGTTAACATTTACTGACCTTGTTTGCACCTATAGTTCCTCATCTGGAGCCTCTGAGTTctttaaaggtttgatgagaGCTGCTGCTGTAGCAAAAATGAGTTATAGATGGCATATAGGAAATGGTAAGAAATGCAAGTTTTGGGAAGATAATTGGTTAGGTACATCTAGTCTAGCTATTCAATATTGGGAGATCTACGTGCTAATTAATGAGAAAGATGTTACGGTGGCATCCCTGTGGGATAGGGTTGATTTGAAATGCACTTTTAGAAGATGTGTGGATGGTAGATTATACAATCTCTGGTTAGAAGTGGTCCAGTTAGCTTCCACTATTAGCTTTACTGATGAGGAAGATTCTTTAATATGGCAGTTTAATTCTCATGGTGTATACTCCTCTCAGTCCTTGTATAAAGTTATTAATTTTAGGGGTATTTCTCCTGTGTTTGTTCCTGCTGTTTGGGCACTGAAGGTTCCCCCTAGAGTTCATTTCTTCCTGTGGCTGTTATCTAATAATAAGGTTTTGACCAGGGATAATTTGAGTATTAGGAAGAAAATCAAGGATCCTACTTGTTTGTTTTGCTCGGAGGTTGAAACTGTCAATCATCTATTTTTTAACTGTGTGGTAGCTAAACAACTTTGGTCTACTCTTTCCGAGGTCTTAAATAGACAAGTTGGTACAGATTTTGTTTCTGTTGGCACTATGTGGGTTAGTAATAGGAAATTTATAGTGGAAAATGTTTTTTGTGCTGCTGCCCTGTGGGGGCTTTGGAAACTAAGGAACAGCTTGTGTTTTCAGGGGCTCTCTGGGTAGATGTTCGGGTGCTGTTTATGAAGGTGAAAGCAATGCTGCAAAATTGGAGTGCTCTATGTCCAAAGGAGAAAGTCCCAGAGTTTCTGGATCATATGAACAAACTGGGGAGTTTCGCCTCAAGTCCTCACCGTCTACCTGGCTTGGTCGGGTGAATGATGATTGGGTCCGCATCTTGTTCAAAGCTGGGAGAGGCTGGAAGCTCAGTCCAGTAGATGCGCTGCTTACAAGTGAAGTTGATCTGGAAAGGCTGGCTCGTGAAAGAAACTGGTTGAGTTTTGCGAGTGTTTCGGAAGCTGGGGGGATGTAATGCGGTTTGTAAGGGTTCTGGTACTCTGGGCGGTTGCTAGCCTGTTGAGGCTTTCTGAGTTTCTGTTGGAGTTTTATGAATTTTGTAAGGAGCTTAATGGTTTGGTCTTTGTTATATAAAGGCCGGGGGCCACCCTTGAACTCTAAAAAAAAATTTACTGACCTTAATACAATCCGATGTGTAAAAATATTGAACATAAATGAATATATGAGCATAGATAATAATTTCATCGAAAAGGCGGCAGGAGTTCTGCTATTTATAGAAGGAAAGGATATGAACATATACAGTTATCTAGAAATATGTAATCTCATTGAAAAATACAAAATGGGAAAACTCATGCAAGTTTCTTTGCAGAGGATCTATGTGTCAAGGAACTCAGTGTATTCCAAGCAAGGAGAAATTGGTTGTAAAGTTAATATTAAAAAATATGTGAGGTAAAACTATCTAGAGATAGTGGATGCGATAAATATAACCACGATGACAGAACTCTTATAGTCGCAAGCAAGTCTGGTTTGGCTAGATATGAACCCAAGAAGGCATATGATATGAAAAAAGCAACAAAAATCCAAATATAAAGAGGTACAACATGTTCAGGGGCGGAGCCAGGAATTATATATAAGGGGGGCCGGCCgaagaatttcaaaatatgagaattaAGTGTAGCTTATTTGTTTAGATTTTTGTCCCGGAATTAGGGTCctatttttctgaatttattcTAGTATTTGACGATTTCAAAATATGAAGTATAATGAAACATAAGTATTTTAGTAAACCAAAATATTTTATTCTAATTATATTCAGTGTGATTTTGCTGTCTAaaagatatcaataaacattataacaagattttctttattatACTCTTTTAATATAAACATAGACTATTTACTATATATAACAAAAAAATAGTGTTGTTAGGGGGGGTGAACATGTTAGGCTGCACTGCAGAGTGTGAGTGGACGATGGCATTAAGAAATAATTTAATATTGGAGGCAAAGGCTATAGGTTATCATTATTACCTCTCCTGGTTCAATAGGCTTAGTACCACCCTGTTGCTCAGCTTGATTATTCTTGGCTTCACTCTCTTGAATCTTTTTCTTTAGAAACTCCACGTATTTGTCCTTTTGAGAAATCACCTCTGATGATGACACAAGTGCATCCCTTGCTTCCACCAATGTTTTCTTGGATGATAAAATGTCCTCCTTCATTCTTGCTAAAGCCTCTCCATTTTCTGACAAGAAAAAAATTGAGAAACAATATTTTGAACTGACTAGAAATGTTTGAAGAATGCAATAAGCTCATCATTTTGGACAATATTATACTAGTGAATGAGGGCATGCAAATAAATGTGATATCACACATCATGGTCCAAACAAACTATTCCTTGAAATAGATTTCAACAAGCATACAGAACTGACCAAGATGCTCATGCTGTCATGCAGGAGCCTCTCCTTCTCTTGCTGGAGCCTCTCCTTCTCTTGTTGGAGCCTCTCCTTCTCTTGTTGGAGACTCTCCTTTTCTTTCATGACCCCACTGATTACTTGTTTTACCTCTCTGTGCTCAGCCATGACATCGTTGAGTAAATTCATCTTGAAATCAATTTTTGAAGTCAATGCCTCTAGGGGGTCACTCTCTCCTCTGTCGTCCGCCGTTCAGTCtgaagggttagtagtaattaGAATGTCAGAACGAAGTTATTTGTATTATGTTCACTTTATGACAGTTTCATCTGGCAGTTTATACATTGTAGAAACAGATTCCGTGAGCCAAATCTCAGGTGATTTTGTAGTTTAGATCATTAGATGTCACTAAATGAACCAAGAGTACCAAGCGTATGCTATAGTAAGTTCAGCGAACAATAGTCATATGGTACACCTTGGCGTGTTTATTAGATTATTTCACGATTTTTTAAGATTTGAGCAGGCACATCTCGTTGTAGCAAACAGATAGGGACAAGATATTGTATGCTTTTCTATCTTAATCCCTTTGTAGAAATGTAGGGAGAAACCAAGGTCACATGATGTTCAGAGAAGGTAACACTGAAATTTTTGAAACAAAAGGGAACTATGGCATGAGCACTGGCCTCAACAACCGTAGGATGAGAAGGGTTTCTGAGAGTGCTTTCTAACATTTCGTTTACCTATTACAAAGGCAGTCAACACCAAGATTCTAGCACAAACAAAATGCAATCCAGCAAAAATGTCAATCAATCTGGGCATGGCGCAGAGCAAAACCTCACCTTAGCAAAGGGACAACAGGAACTAGCACCCACCAATTCGTTGCCTGGACCCCAGCCAACTATCAGCAGCCCTCAAGTCGACCTGCAGAGGAAATACTCGGGTAGGTAAGTAAGGGCACGGATCGTAAGTTGTAGTCGTGGGAGACCGGAGGACGAGGCTTGAAGCGCGACGAACAGCGTCGAGGTGCCATAGTCGCGcatgtggaggaggaggaggcgcgcgaCAACAGCacgaggcggctagggttaggaaatcccg
Proteins encoded in this region:
- the LOC136503745 gene encoding factor of DNA methylation 1-like produces the protein TADDRGESDPLEALTSKIDFKMNLLNDVMAEHREVKQVISGVMKEKESLQQEKERLQQEKERLQQEKERLLHDSMKNGEALARMKEDILSSKKTLVEARDALVSSSEVISQKDKYVEFLKKKIQESEAKNNQAEQQGGTKPIEPGEVQTRSMQKRKRPSEGPLDYDSGTNEPTSQLDDRSLSPLESLGNPNVQTRSIKMKRRLSQRTLGNDADNLEAIKEGPRQEVANNPTVGQTSGVQLCDEDDLEAIIEELIKGFLEIDYCRRKLGIKEMGELSEKAFKTACRAKVPPEEVGAAFDQLYSSWQQQLGDLSWYPFKSVTIDGNCQEIVNLDDDKLQELKRVWGQDAHNAVVTALVEMKEYDRLSDRTIAYELWNYKEGRKATTRECVEYLFNQVKLLSASKRRNTLRDFTLYWN